The following proteins are encoded in a genomic region of Macellibacteroides fermentans:
- a CDS encoding tetratricopeptide repeat protein yields the protein MGNFFTSLFSGSSESPEESKAKEDKKNFDIFKYDGVRAQKIGQVTYAIKCFLEALKIQSDFETMGYLAVAYTSVNQLEEASQVYDQMVEAEPDHLSTWITRANLAYMMERYESVIEGTTYVIEKDNTLANAFYLRGKAYQGLSDLLNALADLTRTIALKDDYTEAYLSRAEVLQGMRQADEALTDVEKALELSPEEEALYLLRGQIHESQDNLDAAHEDYQYVLDLNPFNEDAYVMKGKLLIKQGKPAEAADLFTDAIELKPDFAKAFAERGRAYTLLGKSKEALEDLKQAIELDPQGEEAKKIEGQHTNFDDMYKGGIF from the coding sequence ATGGGAAATTTCTTTACATCACTGTTTTCCGGTAGTTCCGAATCGCCAGAAGAGAGCAAGGCAAAAGAAGATAAGAAAAACTTCGATATCTTTAAGTACGACGGTGTGCGTGCACAAAAAATAGGTCAGGTTACCTATGCGATCAAATGTTTTCTTGAAGCATTGAAAATTCAGTCAGATTTTGAAACGATGGGATATCTGGCAGTAGCCTATACTTCCGTAAATCAGCTGGAAGAAGCCTCTCAGGTGTACGATCAGATGGTGGAGGCGGAGCCAGATCATTTGTCAACCTGGATCACCCGCGCCAATCTGGCCTATATGATGGAGCGTTACGAATCTGTAATTGAAGGCACCACCTATGTGATAGAAAAAGACAATACGCTAGCCAACGCCTTTTATCTCAGAGGCAAAGCATACCAAGGACTGAGCGATCTTCTGAATGCCCTGGCCGATCTTACCCGAACCATTGCACTCAAAGACGATTATACAGAAGCATACCTGTCCAGGGCGGAAGTCCTGCAGGGAATGAGACAGGCAGACGAAGCCCTGACGGATGTAGAGAAAGCCCTTGAACTTTCGCCGGAGGAAGAGGCATTGTATCTGCTACGCGGACAGATTCATGAATCACAGGATAATCTGGATGCTGCACACGAGGATTACCAGTATGTGCTCGACTTGAATCCGTTTAATGAAGATGCTTACGTGATGAAAGGTAAATTGCTTATAAAACAAGGGAAACCTGCCGAAGCCGCCGACCTGTTCACAGATGCCATCGAGCTTAAACCCGATTTTGCCAAGGCCTTTGCCGAAAGAGGACGGGCCTACACGCTGCTGGGAAAATCGAAAGAGGCGCTTGAAGATCTGAAGCAGGCCATAGAACTTGACCCTCAGGGTGAAGAGGCTAAAAAGATTGAAGGGCAACATACCAATTTCGACGATATGTATAAAGGAGGCATCTTCTGA
- the mgtE gene encoding magnesium transporter yields MIELTKEYIEHLREVIELKDETAAVNMLQELYPADIAELFQELDLEEAIYLYMLMDGEKAADVLMELDEEDRRKLLKELPSELIAKRFIDFMETDDAVDLMRELDEDTQEEILSHIEDVEQAGDIVDLLKYDEDTAGGLMGTEMIVVNENWSMPKCLEEMRSQAEEMDEIYYVYVVDDDERLRGVLPLKKMITSPSVSKIKHVMKKDPIAVKDSDSIEEVAQTIEKYDLVALPVIDSIGRLVGRITIDDVMDEVREQHERDYQLASGISQDVETSDNVILQTAARLPWLLIGMIGGLGNSVLLGGFESSFAANPKMALFIPLIGGTGGNVGIQSSAIVVQGLANNSLKQGNVWKQIVKESAVSLINASIISLVVFIYNFFMLNNRAITASVSLSLFAVVMFASIFGTLVPMTLDRFKIDPALATGPFISITNDIIGMMIYMFITAALS; encoded by the coding sequence ATGATTGAACTTACGAAAGAATATATAGAGCATCTTAGGGAAGTTATCGAACTCAAAGATGAAACCGCGGCAGTGAATATGTTGCAGGAACTTTATCCTGCAGACATTGCCGAGCTATTTCAGGAACTTGACCTGGAAGAAGCTATCTATCTCTACATGCTTATGGATGGAGAGAAGGCGGCCGATGTTTTGATGGAGCTGGACGAAGAGGACCGGCGTAAACTTCTGAAGGAGCTGCCCAGCGAGCTGATTGCCAAGCGCTTTATCGACTTCATGGAGACCGACGATGCGGTTGACCTGATGCGTGAGCTTGACGAAGATACGCAGGAAGAAATTCTTTCGCATATTGAAGACGTTGAACAGGCCGGAGATATCGTAGACCTGTTGAAATACGACGAAGATACGGCCGGGGGACTTATGGGTACCGAAATGATCGTGGTGAACGAGAATTGGAGTATGCCCAAGTGTCTGGAAGAGATGAGGTCGCAGGCCGAGGAGATGGATGAGATTTATTATGTGTATGTGGTTGACGATGACGAACGGCTCAGGGGGGTTCTTCCTCTAAAAAAGATGATCACGAGTCCGTCTGTATCCAAAATCAAGCACGTGATGAAAAAGGATCCGATTGCGGTAAAGGATAGCGACAGCATCGAGGAAGTGGCTCAGACTATTGAGAAGTATGACCTTGTGGCTCTGCCCGTTATTGATAGTATCGGCCGGTTGGTAGGAAGAATCACCATCGACGACGTAATGGACGAAGTTCGAGAACAGCATGAACGCGACTATCAGTTGGCTTCAGGTATCTCGCAGGACGTGGAAACTTCGGATAATGTGATCTTACAGACTGCCGCCCGTCTTCCCTGGTTGCTTATCGGCATGATAGGGGGGTTGGGTAATTCGGTCTTACTGGGAGGTTTTGAATCGAGCTTTGCAGCGAATCCCAAAATGGCATTGTTTATTCCGCTCATCGGAGGAACCGGAGGGAACGTTGGAATCCAGTCGTCGGCAATCGTCGTTCAGGGCCTGGCCAATAATTCTTTGAAACAAGGCAATGTATGGAAACAAATCGTTAAGGAATCGGCGGTTTCATTAATCAATGCCAGCATCATCAGTCTGGTTGTTTTCATCTATAACTTCTTCATGCTGAACAACCGGGCGATTACGGCCTCGGTTTCACTTAGTCTTTTTGCTGTAGTGATGTTTGCCAGTATATTCGGCACCCTGGTTCCGATGACTCTGGATCGGTTTAAGATTGACCCGGCTTTGGCTACCGGGCCATTTATCTCCATTACAAACGACATCATCGGTATGATGATCTATATGTTTATTACGGCCGCTCTGTCTTAA
- the rsmA gene encoding 16S rRNA (adenine(1518)-N(6)/adenine(1519)-N(6))-dimethyltransferase RsmA encodes MRLVKPKKSLGQHFLKDLSIARRIAETLSDYKHLPVLEIGPGMGVLTTFLLEEGHDLSVVELDRESVAYLNENFPALAGRILAEDFLKLDLETLFEGPFCVIGNYPYNISSQIFFKVLDYKEKVPCCSGMIQKEVAERLASGPGKKAYGILSVLLQAWYDIEYLFTVDASVFNPPPKVQSAVIRMVRNKRESLGCDEKLFKSVIKTSFNQRRKTLRNSMKPLLGKDFPDYALPIFDKRPEQLSVEQFIELTHITDAYLKKTGGQVPVVSDLSEIE; translated from the coding sequence ATGAGATTGGTAAAACCAAAAAAATCATTAGGACAGCATTTCCTTAAGGATCTGAGCATTGCGCGCAGAATTGCCGAAACGTTGTCTGATTACAAACACCTACCCGTTCTTGAGATAGGCCCGGGAATGGGAGTACTTACTACATTTTTACTTGAAGAGGGACACGACCTTTCGGTGGTTGAACTAGACAGGGAATCTGTTGCTTACTTAAATGAGAATTTCCCTGCATTAGCCGGAAGAATCCTGGCCGAAGATTTTCTGAAACTTGATTTGGAGACTTTGTTTGAAGGTCCCTTCTGCGTAATAGGTAATTACCCCTACAATATTTCAAGCCAGATCTTTTTCAAAGTTCTTGATTACAAGGAAAAGGTGCCTTGTTGCTCGGGGATGATACAGAAGGAGGTGGCCGAACGGCTTGCTTCGGGACCGGGAAAGAAAGCTTACGGTATCTTAAGTGTGCTGCTGCAGGCCTGGTACGACATCGAATATCTTTTTACGGTGGATGCCTCGGTATTTAATCCGCCGCCCAAAGTACAGAGTGCTGTAATCCGTATGGTTCGTAACAAACGGGAGTCGTTGGGCTGCGACGAGAAGCTTTTCAAGTCGGTGATCAAGACCTCTTTCAACCAACGCAGGAAGACGTTACGTAATTCAATGAAACCTCTGCTTGGAAAAGACTTTCCGGATTATGCCTTGCCTATTTTTGATAAACGGCCGGAGCAGCTTTCTGTCGAGCAATTTATAGAATTAACTCATATCACGGATGCCTATCTGAAAAAAACAGGCGGACAGGTGCCGGTAGTATCTGACCTTTCTGAAATAGAATAA